The Rhinopithecus roxellana isolate Shanxi Qingling chromosome 9, ASM756505v1, whole genome shotgun sequence genome contains a region encoding:
- the AGPAT5 gene encoding 1-acyl-sn-glycerol-3-phosphate acyltransferase epsilon isoform X2, with the protein MRNKLQSYVNAGTPMYLVIFPEGTRYNPEQTKVLSASQAFAAQRGLAVLKHVLTPRIKATHVAFDCMKNYLDAIYDVTVVYEGKDNGGQRRESPTMTEFLCKECPKIHIHIDRIDKKDVPEEQEHMRRWLHERFEIKDKMLIEFYESPDPERRKRFPGKSVNSKLSIKKTLPSMLILSGLTAGMLMTDAGRKLYVNTWIYGTLLGCLWVTIKA; encoded by the exons ATGCGAAACAAGTTGCAGAGCTATGTGAACGCAGGAACTCCA ATGTATCTTGTGATTTTTCCAGAAGGTACAAGGTATAATCCAGAGCAAACAAAAGTCCTTTCAGCTAGTCAGGCATTTGCTGCCCAACGTG GCCTTGCAGTATTAAAACATGTGCTGACACCACGAATAAAGGCAACTCACGTTGCTTTTGATTGCATGAAGAATTATTTAGATGCAATTTATGATGTTACGGTGGTTTACGAAGGGAAGGACAATGGAGGGCAGCGAAGAGAGTCACCGACCATGACGG AATTTCTCTGCAAAGAATGTCCAAAAATTCATATTCACATTGATCGTATCGACAAAAAAGATGTCCCAGAAGAACAAGAACATATGAGAAGATGGCTGCATGAACGTTTTGAAATCAAAGATAA GATGCTTATAGAATTTTATGAGTCACCAgatccagaaagaagaaaaagatttccTGGGAAAAGTGTTAATTCCAAATTAAGTATCAAGAAGACTTTACCATCAATGTTGATCTTAAGTGGTTTGACTGCAGGCATGCTTATGACCGATGCTGGAAGGAAGCTGTATGTGAACACCTGGATATATGGAACCCTACTTGGCTGCCTGTGGGTTACTATTAAAGCATAA